In Desulfobacter hydrogenophilus, the genomic stretch CGATGACCACAGGTTTTTTCTGCCAACGGCTTTTCAACCAGTCAATGCCTGAAATCCACATCTTTTTTCCTGCAACCAGTCCCAAAAAACTTCCCGCTGTCCCACTAATGGTATTCAACAGCCAGTCAGAAGCGCTCGCCACCCTTGAAACTGTAGCTATCTGGAGCATCTCGACAAAAAAACTTATTAAAGAACAGAGAATGCCCGACGCCGCCAGAGAAAGAACTGCATTAAAATTCGACAATCTAAGGCGAACTGTTATCATCCACCCCAAAGGAGTATATAATATCAGATTACTGAGCACATCGGAGCCGCTGATCCTGGCACCCAGATTGAAAGGCCAATAACTCCAGAAAAATTTATATTGACCACTCCAGCCATTTCCAAACGAAAAATCAAAGGGCATAAGGCTGGCATAAATTAGCAGGACAGCATATCCTGCACCAAGCCCGAACAGCAGATTCCTATGAATCTTACAACTACTTTGAATTAAACGTCCCATAAAGACCTTTACCAGAACAAATACAAAATAAATATTTTACAAGCATATAAAAATTTTCTAATACTTATCAAGGGAATCCATGAACAAACTTAAAATACGACCATCAATAAGTCATAAGGATAAAAAATGAAATTCATCATAGCTGTTGACTGCGAAGGTCCGGCCTGCGTTGTCGGCAGCCCTGGCAAAGCCCTTAGCGTTTCCCGGGATTACACGTTTGCCTGCCGGGAAGCCACCCTTGAAGTCAATGCAGCCGCCCGGGGGCTATTTGATTCCGGCGCAGAGGAGGTCTGGGTATGGGACAGTCACGGCCAGGGCCTTAACCTTTGTATTGATCAGCTTGACAAAAGGTGCAGGCTTATTCTGGGAAAAGGGTTTACCCGCCGGTTTCCCGGGCTGGACAACCGGTTTTCAGGGGTCGTAATGATCGGTTACCACGCTATGGAAGGGACAAAAAATGCCATACTGGCACATACATATAGCTCAGACGCCTATAAAAATATACGCGCCAATGGACAGACTGTCGGGGAGATTGCACTGGATAGTGCTGTGGCAGGGGAATTTGATGTGCCGCTAATTTTTATTTCCAGCGACGATAAAGGATGCCGGGAGGCCTCAGTCTTCATGCCGTGGATAGAAACAGTCATCACCAAACAGGGGATGGGAAGAAACTGCGCCCTGAGCAAACACCCCCATATGGTTCAGGAAGAAATATATTCGGGTATCTGCCGGGCAGTAAAGGATATAGAGCAGATGAAACCACTTAAATTTCAGCCGCCGGTCCGCCTGGAAATTGACTTTAAAGCCATTCTCCAGACTGTTAAAGCGTTGGTATACAGGCGTCGGGGATGGCGACCCACCGGCCCAAAAACAATAGCCAAAGAACTTGGCAGCATGCTGGAATGGAATTGTTAGGAGAAAGACCGTTCTTTATAAAGCTGTTCAGCCACTTTACTGATGACCGGCCGGTATTTTCCAGAAGGCGCCGGTTCAATATCGTCGACTATTTCCACAAGGATATTGTCGTCACTGTTTAAGCGGGTTCGGGCTAGTTCCTTGACCTGGTCTTTACCGTTTTCAGGGAATTGAGTATCTACAGCAAGCCGGATTCGAATCTCACCAAGTTCTTCCTGAACGACCTGGAATTTAACGATGCCTTTTACCATTCTGGCGATATAGATAAAAGAATAGCCAACCACCCATTTTCCCGTTTTAGTTACAATAAATTCCACGGCCCTGCCGCCACTGATCTTAATTGAAGACAATTTTATGCCACAGGCGCACTCTTTTTGTGAAAGCGTAACAATATCACCCGTTCTGTAACGGATAATGGGAAAAGCTTTGCCCACGATATTGGTGATTACCAGTTCACCTTCTCCGTTGGTCGGTTCAAGAGATTCAGGATCAATGGTTTCAAGAATGACCTGCTCATCCATGCAGTGCATAGTCCCCTGTTCGCATTCGTGCCCTATCAGTCCGCCCTCTCGTAATCCAAAAGAGTCAAATACGGGCACTCCGAATGCCTGGCTGATCAAATCACGGTCTATATCCGAAAGCATTTCAGATGTGGTAATAATTGCATGAAGGCCACGATCTTTTAAACTGCTAAGATTAATCCCCATGTCCAGGCACATGGAAACCGTCAAGACAAAAGTGGAAGGATAGCCAAACAGACATTTGGGCTTCCATGCCATCCATTGGGAAACATACTGCCGGACCCGCTCCTTATTCAATTCAAATCCGTTGGAGAGCCCGTCATTGACAAGAAAATCTCTGAACCGTTTGATTTTATCCTGCTTGCTCAGTTCCACTGGGGATCCCCAGTAATACATTTCCTTTTCTCCCCTGCGTACCCCCACCCACTCATGCCCTCGCATTCGAGCCGCATTGATATGGGCTTCCCGGCTGGAAGACGTATAGAATTCCAAGGCCTCATTAGTAGAACCGCTGGTCCGAACCAACTGCACTCGCTTTCCTTCTTCTCTCCAGACCATCTGCTCACGCTTTTTGCGCAGCGTATCTTTTTCCAGTAAAGGGAATTGCTGCAGATCTTTTAACGTCCGGATATCGCCAGGCTTGATCTGCCTGGAATCCATGAGTTCTTTCCAATAGGGTGTCCGGGTATATGCCACATCAATCAACGCATTTAATCGATCCTGTCTTAATTTTTCCAGTCGGTCTTTTGACCACCACTGACTCTGATTCAATTCATTGAGGATCTGAAAACTGGGGCGACCCAGTAAAAGCTCCTGGAAACGAAATATATTTCTGGCAATAACGGGTATCATTATTCAAATTCTTTCATCCGCAATCCGCAGATTACGCAGATTTCCGCAGATAAAAAGCTTTTTATCTGCTAAACACATATCTGCGGGAATCTGCGTAATCTGCTGATATTATTAAAAAAAATAAAAATTATTTAAGCCCTGGACAACCTTCCGGGTCAAGGCCCGGATCGGCTTGTTGATCAAGCAGGGCTCGACTGATTTAGGTGTATACCCATCTTCCTTGATCATTTTTCCCAATTGGGAAAAAGTCCGGTCCGGATACTTGTCCCTGTTATCAGCCAGCCATTTGCAGAACTTTTCAAACCGCCGGGTGACAATCCGGTTCAATTTGCCGTCGTTATACTGTATGTCCTTTACCTTAAACAGACTGAAACTGTGCAGAATCAAAACAGCATCCGCCCCGGCATCACAGATCATTCTCACGGCATCCCGGCACTCTTCAAAGGAGGATCCCATCAGGTCCACAGGCTTACTGGGATAAAGCCCGGGCCAGTCCGGCTGACGAAATCCGGACAGGGCCACCTCAAGAACATCTCCATACCATTTTGAACCGTTATATCTTTCTTTATCTTTAAACAGGCACTGTCCCCCCACATAGGGAAAAGTATAACTGCTGTCCATCCATATTCCGGTTTCCGGCAGGATTTTGAGTGTGTCGTCAGACGCCCCCATATTTCCGGCTCTGAATGCAATGGGTTTCTGCCCTGTCCATGCGGTAAGCCTGTCAGCCCCATCTGAAATAATTTGCTGCTGAAGTTCCAAGGGCAGTTCTGCAATCTGATCCGTCATCTTAAAGTGCTTTCCCCGCCGTTGGAGGCCGTAATGATAGTGGCCTGGATGCACATGGAGCTGCACGTCCTGGCCATGTTCCATCAAATATTGACAAACTGGCTCTGTCTCTCCCGGATATCCAAGTTCTTCATTAAATGGCTCCAGAAAAAACGTGGCCTTAACATCATATCGATTTAAAATTTTACAAATCAGCGGGATACCAAGCTGCCTGGTGCCGTATTGCCCCATCATACCCCGGGACGGAGGGATTGGCTCGAGATCTGTTCCCCAGGCCCCGCCCATGCTGCATTCCACATCAAATGTAAATAATATACCCGGTTTCATTATTCAACTTCTTTCATCCGCAATCCGCAGATCACGCAGATTGCCGCAGATAAAAAGCTTTTTATCTGCGAAACACGTATCTGCGCTAATCTGCGGATACTAAAAATTATAAACCAGTCTTTTGTACTGAAGCTGCCTGGCACCAAAATTAATCAAAAGACTTTTCTTTATACCAGAGGCCTTCATGTAATTGATAACCTGTGCTTCCTCAACGCCAGAAATCTGCTGCAAAGCTTTCAACTCGACGATCACTGATTCGAAACAGAGAAAGTCTGCTTTATAGTGAGCTGTCAACCGGTTTCCCCGATAGTAGACAGGCAATGTTTTTTCCCTCTCATACGGTATCTTCCCGAATTGAAACTCATGCTCCAGCGCCTCCTGATAAACCGCTTCCAGAAACCCATTACCAAGTTCATTATGAACGGTCATGGCCGCGCCAATAATGGAATACGTTTCTTTATCACGCATTAAAATTCTTTTGTCCGCAGATTACGCAGATTTCCGCAGATCTTTTTTACACATATCTTTATCTGCGTTCATCTGCGTAATCTGCGGATTTTAATAAAAAAAGGTTTAGAGCAATGAGTAGGTCTTCAGAATGGCGGCGACTTTTTCATCAGTTTCGGCAAGTTTTCGGAACGAAGCCAGTATCCTTGCAACCACAGGACCCGATGGATTTTGAATTTCAAGCAGGGTGTTTACCTCATGATAGTTTTCCTCAAGTTTGAGCATTTTCGATCGCAGGGGTTGTTGGGCCGTTTTCCGGTCCCATACCATATAGCCCATCAAGGCAATCACAAGGGCCATAACCGAACAAAAGAGAGTAAGAATCATATTGTGCATGGCCTCGAAGCGCTTATCCACGGTCTCAAAGCGTTTGTCTATGGAATCGAAACGTTTATCCATGGCCTCAAAACGTTTGTCCATATTATATATCAGATCATCAATTCGCTGGTTCAGATTCTTTTGTCCCTGTTTCAATTCCGTAAGGGACTCAACAATTTCCCGGTCGCTGATTCTAGGGGCCGTCTCAACGGCATGGACTGCGGAGCAAAAAAAGAGTCCCGGCAACAAACCCAATGCAATGATGACTTTGTATTTTATCAGTTCAAACATCGAAAGGCTCCCTCTATTTCAGGCCGCAACAATTTTTCGTACGGCTTCTTTATCCAAAACTACGACTCTACAGCCATTGTGTCAATACGGCTCTAAAATTAATACCACGGCAAATCATCTCGTCTCCAAAAAAACACCAGTTCTTTCAAACCCGCAGCATTCCGTGAAAGAACTTATGACTGACGAGATATATCTTTGTATATCACATTTTATTTATCTGCGTTCATCTGCGTAATCTGCGGATACTGCAATCAATGCGCACGATCCTGAGATTCCGGGTTACCAATAATATCATGCCCCTGAGCACCCAGCTTTTTAACCATCTGCATAAAATCAACCATAAAAGGTTTAGGGTCTCTAAGCATAAAAGCATCATCCTTTGTCCAGGGAAAGCAATTCCACAAAAATCGCAGAACGGTCTCTATTTTACCAAGACGCGCTTGTCCCGGAGGCAATTGATCCCCCCGGATCATACCGATCATCCAGTTAGCATCCCCGCCAAGAATCCTGGATCTTAATCCCAGACGATACTTTGTCTTTTTCATTTTCTCAGGCTCAAAATGGCTCTGCCAGAAAAGAAAAGAGGTATTAAAGCCCGCCATAATCAAAGTAGGTGTTCCCCCGATAAATCTGGGGTTAATTTCAAGAAAAATATATTTGTCGGTTTCAGGGTCATAATGGTATTGAACCCCACCCAATCCTTCGTAGCCTATTGCCTTAAACAGCTTGACAGCATCATCAATCAAAGGCTGATGACAGCAGCTGATTCGCTGGGTGGTCACCCCCCCGGCCAGGGGCATATGATGTTCACCAATATAATCCCCAACCATTAACGGCTCGCCCTTATACATCATCACCTGAACATGATCCTCTGCCCCGGGGCAGTATTCCTGAACAATGATGTTATCTGCAAAATCACGGACCTGATCATAAACTTTCTGGAGCTGGACATCATCTTCTGCATAGGCGGCTTTCCAAGGCGCCTGCCCCCCTTGAATGTTCTGTCGCCTGGTCCTGAAGACCAAAGGGAATTTCAATGCTTTTTTATCGGACATGAATTGGTCCAGGCACATACCTTTGGCCACAGGGACACCCAATTTCTGACATAACTCCTGCATATAATCCTTGTCAGTTGCCTTATCAAAAGCTTCCCGGGCAGGAGAAAACAGATGAACATCCGGCTCAAACTGATCTCGCACATCTATGAGAACATTATGATAGCCTTCTGCAACAGGCATAATGGAACCCACATCCAGCAGATTGACCAGTTCCGTAATTTCATCAATAAAGCCTGGACTGTAAGCCGGTGATTCCATGACCCATGCGCTGCTGGAGTACCGACTGTGGGCCGGCTGCCCATACTTTGATTTAACAATGCAATGAACCGTCAGGCCGTTCATGGCCAGGTTCCTGACCACCCAGAGCCCCACCTGGGTATCCCCAACAATGGCAAGAACTCTTCGTCTTCTGTCCTTTTCCTTGATTTTTTCTTGAATAAACGGCTTTACCGCATACATGTTGAAATTCCTTAACTTAGATGAGTATATAAGCGCCGCTTCAAAGATTATATCTTTTAAATTTTTTCATCCGCAGATAACGCATATTTTAACAGATGATTTTTATCACACATATATCTATCTGCGTTTATCTGCGTAATCTGCGGATAGTTTTCATCTGTTTTTATTTGCTGCCTGAATTAATTTATTATAAATTATATCTGTTGAAACACCGTCGCCACTTCAATTGCCACCTGCTCCCATGACTTGACCTTACTTGCCTCAAGCACAGATTCAGAATTCCATTTCGTTGACAAAACCTTTTTAATACCTTCCTTCAATGGCTCAACCTGTTTCCTGGGCACGATGCAACCGGCACCGGGAACAGGCAAAATATCGCGCACAGCGCCCACATCTGTTGCGACCACAGGTGTTCCGCAGGCAAGGCTCTCAAGTACGGCATTAGGACAGCCTTCCCTGTAGGAAGCCAAGACACTGGCATCGGCCGTACTAAAATACCGGGCCACCTGGTCATATGGTTGAGGGCCTGCAAGGATGACCCGCTTTTCGACACCTGATTTTTTTGCTTCTGCCATGATGGTCTCATGGGTTCCCCCCTGAGCCGGACCGCCCACAAGTATCAGGCAAACATCTTCGGGTAAACCGGCAAGCGCCCTGATCACTTCATGGTGTCCTTTTCGATGACCCAGATGAGCCACCGTAACCAATATTTTTTTGTCCTCCGGCAGCCCAAGGTCTTTTCTGCAGGTATTCTTATCTTTGATATTAAAATTTTCAGCGTCTACGCCGTTGGGAATGACACTTACCCTGGCAGGATCTGCGCCCAATTCTATGGCCGCCTCGGCAAGGCCGCTGGAAACACTTATCACCGCAGCTGCACCCTTCAGGGCCTCAGCACATTGCCTGACCTGGGAAGGTTCTTTCATGCATTCAAACAGCTTACCACGCAACGTAATCACATAAGGGATCCCAAGATTTTTTGCTATAAGAGAAACACCGACACCGTCCGGCCAGACAAAATGTGCGTCTAATACATCCGGTTGCCAGTCACGGCATATATTTTTAACCCAAGGCAAAATTCCCCTGGCGTAAAATCGCGCATCATTATTTTTAAAAATTTTGGGGGTATAAAAAAACCGGGGCCTTGAGACGCCAAGACCCTTCCAGTTTTCATTGGTGATTTTTGCCCCGGATGCCAAAAAGGGAAACCACGGAACCGGTGAACAAACCTGCAAATCAACAAATCCTGACAGGGCTTTAATCCGTTGAAATACAAAAATCCCCCAGTTGGAATTGGTTTCATTTGGAAAACAATATGAAAACGAAAGGACTTTCACTTTATCTTTACCAAGTCTTCATAGGCCTGGATATAAGCGTCCACCATCTTTTCCATGCTGTATTTTTCCCGGACCAGCGCCTGTCCCTTCCTGGCTAAAGTGTTTCTTTTATCAGGATTTGCCATCAGCTCATGCATGGCAACCGCCAGCACACAAGGATCTTGAGGATCAACAAGCAAGGCTGCCTGTCCAACGGCATCCGGGATTCCCCCCACCCCGGTTGCAATAACAGGAAGTTGCGCGGTCATGGCTTCCAGGATCACCATGGGCAGTCCCTCACTTCTGCTTGAAAGGACAAAGATATCCGCAGCGTTGTAGAGTGCTGCAGTATCACGTCGAAACCCCAAAAACATAAAACAGTCCTTGAGATTTTCAGCGTTAATAGAGGCCAAAAGCATCCTGCAATATTCACTGTCGAAAAGTTTACCTGCCACGGCAATTTTGAATCTAAATCGTCCAGTTGTCATTGATTTAAGCGCTACAGCCGCCTGGATAAGATCTTCAAACCCTTTTTCCGGTCTGGGATTTCCCACAGCCAAAAAAAGGATGTCATGGGCATCCATCCCCAATTCATTTCGGACCTGACCTCTGAGCGAATCGTCTTTTTTGATTTCAGGGACACCATTGGGAATTACCTGGATCTCTTTTCCCCAATCAAGATAATTCCGATGACGATTTGCAACCGCATTAGATACGGCAGAAAAGCCTGATAAAAATCTTGAGAAAAACCGGTATCTCTTCTGCAGCTTTTCGAAACCTTCGTACAGCAGACCATGGGCTGTAAACATTAACGGAACGTTAAAAAAAAACAGGTTTGCCAGAGCAGCGTAAGGCAGACTTGAATAGTCATGAATGTTTATTATAGCAGGCTTGAAGTCTTTAAATAATTTCCTTAATGCCCAGACAGCTTTTATATCTTTGCTGCCATGGCTTCCTATAGCACGAACAAACTTTTTGGATTCTATAATTTCTTCGGCTAATTCTCCTTTGTCCTGGAGACAAACGACCATCATAGACACATTTTTTTTCTGCAACCCATTGGCCAGGTGAGTAATGAGGCGCTCCATCCCACCAGGCCTGAGTTCAGATAACAACAGAAGTATACAATTTTTTTTAAAATTTTTAAGCATCAATATTTCATATCAAGATAGACTACCAACCCCATTATTCTTTTTTTCAAGGATTTGATAATCAATCACTTGGTTTTCAAAAGCTCGTCTTAAGCACACCGGCAACATCAGTAAAATCCACACTGTCTCCGTATATATCATAGTTATTGTAAGCCCACAGGTTAGTATGATAACGATGGATAAAAACAAACCAAAACTTAAAATAGAAAAATCATTCTGAACATCCGGAGGAAACTGCCTGGACAAAGACTTGATTTTCCGGGTTTCATTTAATGCAAAAAGAATGGCCAGGATAAATAATGAAAATCCTTGAATACCCATTTCTGCAATACATTTGACAAATGTGTTGTGGGAATCTTTTCCGGCATATTCAGGAATGTAACTTCCTATGGTCTGATACCAGTTACCGATACCGATTCCCAAAGGGTGGTCTGAAACCATTTGCATACCTGCAACCCACAGACGAAAGCGGCTTCCAGCAGACTCATCCCTTTGTTCTTCGTCAGAAACAATTATTGTTGTCATACGATTTAAAAACTGCTGATCTGTCACATACAGCCCGCCAATGGCCCCGAGAACAAGACCAATGGCTATTTTTTTCCGAAATTTTCGTGGGGCCATGAACACTGCGGCCATGCATCCCATAACGATGCCAACCAATGCGCCCCTGCTTCTGCAAAGGACAACTGTGTTCGCTGTAAAGGCTGCAGCTGCAAGACATAAAAAACGCTGAGGCCAGGTTTTGCTCCGCATAAGTTGGATGCTAATTAGCGGTAACATGGCCGCCATGTACGCTGCGAAAAAATTGGCTTCGGCAAAATCAGATCCTCCGATGCCCTCAAGGCGGCCGCTCACATATGCCCTTTTAGGAAGGTCATAGGCCTGTAACCCCAGAAGCAATGCACAAGCAACAAAAACCCATAAAAGCCCATTTAATTTTTTTCTGTCTGTAACCTGAATTCCCGGCATAAAATTTGCCTAATCAGCCTTTGCCCTCTGATACATAAAAATCTGCTGAGGTTTGGCCTCTGCAAACCCTGACCTAAGATCATATTTGATGGTTTATTGGCTGGCAATCCTAGCTAATCCGTTTTTTTACTGAACTATACTCAATTCCCATGCTCAAATCACGCCAGATAGGAATAGTTCACCATTAGCGCTCTGCGCATAACTTTTCCAGCCCAAGTTTTCACCCAATAATGCGCTTATCCGGGAGAACAACGTAATCGGTGCAATACGTTCTCAGCCAATTGGGCGAATGGGTTAATCTTACCAAATGAAATGCTCCACCGCCTGCCACTATAAATTAAACGGCCGGCCATATACATTAAGTCCTGCATGACTGTTCTTAACCTCCTTCGTGAGACTGTTTTTCTACGGTTGACCGGAAGATTGTTCTCATCCTGTTCCTCAAGACTAATTTGGCCTATGATTCTAAGGGTGTTGTACGCCAAAAGAGCGAGATGGAGAATCAGGCTGTTGCTGCTAAAATGGCAGCTGGGGAACCGTTCTAACCCAATATCACTTTTAATTTCTGAGTGAAATTGTTCACTGGTTCCATGATCATGGTATAAATTAATGACCTCTTGGGGGCTCAGCCCGGTTATGGTAATCCAATAGGTCTCTACTTCGATTTTGGGAAAAAGCAGGGGTTCTCCTTTTTCTTCATATCGTTCAGTCACTTTGAAGACAATC encodes the following:
- a CDS encoding M55 family metallopeptidase, with protein sequence MKFIIAVDCEGPACVVGSPGKALSVSRDYTFACREATLEVNAAARGLFDSGAEEVWVWDSHGQGLNLCIDQLDKRCRLILGKGFTRRFPGLDNRFSGVVMIGYHAMEGTKNAILAHTYSSDAYKNIRANGQTVGEIALDSAVAGEFDVPLIFISSDDKGCREASVFMPWIETVITKQGMGRNCALSKHPHMVQEEIYSGICRAVKDIEQMKPLKFQPPVRLEIDFKAILQTVKALVYRRRGWRPTGPKTIAKELGSMLEWNC
- a CDS encoding phenylacetate--CoA ligase family protein, giving the protein MIPVIARNIFRFQELLLGRPSFQILNELNQSQWWSKDRLEKLRQDRLNALIDVAYTRTPYWKELMDSRQIKPGDIRTLKDLQQFPLLEKDTLRKKREQMVWREEGKRVQLVRTSGSTNEALEFYTSSSREAHINAARMRGHEWVGVRRGEKEMYYWGSPVELSKQDKIKRFRDFLVNDGLSNGFELNKERVRQYVSQWMAWKPKCLFGYPSTFVLTVSMCLDMGINLSSLKDRGLHAIITTSEMLSDIDRDLISQAFGVPVFDSFGLREGGLIGHECEQGTMHCMDEQVILETIDPESLEPTNGEGELVITNIVGKAFPIIRYRTGDIVTLSQKECACGIKLSSIKISGGRAVEFIVTKTGKWVVGYSFIYIARMVKGIVKFQVVQEELGEIRIRLAVDTQFPENGKDQVKELARTRLNSDDNILVEIVDDIEPAPSGKYRPVISKVAEQLYKERSFS
- a CDS encoding polysaccharide deacetylase family protein gives rise to the protein MKPGILFTFDVECSMGGAWGTDLEPIPPSRGMMGQYGTRQLGIPLICKILNRYDVKATFFLEPFNEELGYPGETEPVCQYLMEHGQDVQLHVHPGHYHYGLQRRGKHFKMTDQIAELPLELQQQIISDGADRLTAWTGQKPIAFRAGNMGASDDTLKILPETGIWMDSSYTFPYVGGQCLFKDKERYNGSKWYGDVLEVALSGFRQPDWPGLYPSKPVDLMGSSFEECRDAVRMICDAGADAVLILHSFSLFKVKDIQYNDGKLNRIVTRRFEKFCKWLADNRDKYPDRTFSQLGKMIKEDGYTPKSVEPCLINKPIRALTRKVVQGLNNFYFF
- a CDS encoding GxxExxY protein; its protein translation is MRDKETYSIIGAAMTVHNELGNGFLEAVYQEALEHEFQFGKIPYEREKTLPVYYRGNRLTAHYKADFLCFESVIVELKALQQISGVEEAQVINYMKASGIKKSLLINFGARQLQYKRLVYNF
- a CDS encoding ATP-grasp domain-containing protein, producing the protein MYAVKPFIQEKIKEKDRRRRVLAIVGDTQVGLWVVRNLAMNGLTVHCIVKSKYGQPAHSRYSSSAWVMESPAYSPGFIDEITELVNLLDVGSIMPVAEGYHNVLIDVRDQFEPDVHLFSPAREAFDKATDKDYMQELCQKLGVPVAKGMCLDQFMSDKKALKFPLVFRTRRQNIQGGQAPWKAAYAEDDVQLQKVYDQVRDFADNIIVQEYCPGAEDHVQVMMYKGEPLMVGDYIGEHHMPLAGGVTTQRISCCHQPLIDDAVKLFKAIGYEGLGGVQYHYDPETDKYIFLEINPRFIGGTPTLIMAGFNTSFLFWQSHFEPEKMKKTKYRLGLRSRILGGDANWMIGMIRGDQLPPGQARLGKIETVLRFLWNCFPWTKDDAFMLRDPKPFMVDFMQMVKKLGAQGHDIIGNPESQDRAH
- a CDS encoding glycosyltransferase, translated to MQVCSPVPWFPFLASGAKITNENWKGLGVSRPRFFYTPKIFKNNDARFYARGILPWVKNICRDWQPDVLDAHFVWPDGVGVSLIAKNLGIPYVITLRGKLFECMKEPSQVRQCAEALKGAAAVISVSSGLAEAAIELGADPARVSVIPNGVDAENFNIKDKNTCRKDLGLPEDKKILVTVAHLGHRKGHHEVIRALAGLPEDVCLILVGGPAQGGTHETIMAEAKKSGVEKRVILAGPQPYDQVARYFSTADASVLASYREGCPNAVLESLACGTPVVATDVGAVRDILPVPGAGCIVPRKQVEPLKEGIKKVLSTKWNSESVLEASKVKSWEQVAIEVATVFQQI
- a CDS encoding glycosyltransferase, whose amino-acid sequence is MERLITHLANGLQKKNVSMMVVCLQDKGELAEEIIESKKFVRAIGSHGSKDIKAVWALRKLFKDFKPAIINIHDYSSLPYAALANLFFFNVPLMFTAHGLLYEGFEKLQKRYRFFSRFLSGFSAVSNAVANRHRNYLDWGKEIQVIPNGVPEIKKDDSLRGQVRNELGMDAHDILFLAVGNPRPEKGFEDLIQAAVALKSMTTGRFRFKIAVAGKLFDSEYCRMLLASINAENLKDCFMFLGFRRDTAALYNAADIFVLSSRSEGLPMVILEAMTAQLPVIATGVGGIPDAVGQAALLVDPQDPCVLAVAMHELMANPDKRNTLARKGQALVREKYSMEKMVDAYIQAYEDLVKIK
- a CDS encoding O-antigen ligase family protein — encoded protein: MPGIQVTDRKKLNGLLWVFVACALLLGLQAYDLPKRAYVSGRLEGIGGSDFAEANFFAAYMAAMLPLISIQLMRSKTWPQRFLCLAAAAFTANTVVLCRSRGALVGIVMGCMAAVFMAPRKFRKKIAIGLVLGAIGGLYVTDQQFLNRMTTIIVSDEEQRDESAGSRFRLWVAGMQMVSDHPLGIGIGNWYQTIGSYIPEYAGKDSHNTFVKCIAEMGIQGFSLFILAILFALNETRKIKSLSRQFPPDVQNDFSILSFGLFLSIVIILTCGLTITMIYTETVWILLMLPVCLRRAFENQVIDYQILEKKNNGVGSLS